A region of Haliotis asinina isolate JCU_RB_2024 chromosome 9, JCU_Hal_asi_v2, whole genome shotgun sequence DNA encodes the following proteins:
- the LOC137295864 gene encoding optineurin-like, with the protein MSRNGVQETGGMSRSSTGLSNGHSPDFEILSHPHSSTGSQPPVSLSQINPLAMSQTPSSLTDVTLEQALMRVHDLSRENSDLRDYLKDNNEMMKKQYEALAEWKKKVHDANVANRDKFDQTKALIVGLRKDNEELLEKVRELETSKEEKMNELLGKIHALESARLKSEQLATQVCTKAEEQGMSMDDLDLNLNETVVVSVSAETEERISQLESELEEKNGEIKRLTEEKNKLSSQVGQFRDSADQLLKDLECQQKLKEDLQRENQELLEKNLDLNLQLQGLLSDTRISLQLVEKAGFSSKSQSGMSDVVDVGKLETESQEVARLMEQLQKNEEKFKTDMATVRSHLQGEKNKNQQLQARLTENSQKMSAMVQQHEQKVAVLRKEHEQKLMELARQQVTEREQQLQSATYDTDVQSLRSQVLTLISEVHETQTKLAAATDAHENKDRRLKDLEERNKRYQMDLNQTRHETQGLIQSLQQRCGLSENACEQERHSHEVTKRNMNELRASFEQLVNDYKELLDTFDQYKLQQERQTQGSIPQNHRAMLEQINHLTAQVMAAEEAITIRDEQIQSLKAELTNKKREYEDMAAVFKAQADVYKADFDAERLAREQQVSEKERILAEMGDLQVQNQQLIDDLEAYSRRQMSEMQRRVAPSPHSYLQCVGPGGPYGPPQPTFNYQGGIPDNQPDVSYTETVNLNQQPNQGPPQADPGQHEDDEAPLVCPQCNLTCPDMDTLQIHVIECLDQDDQRRASRQ; encoded by the exons ATGTCAAGGAATGGTGTGCAGGAGACGGGAGGGATGAGCCGAAGCAGCACGGGGCTCAGTAACGGCCACTCCCCTGACTTCGAAATCCTCTCCCATCCCCATTCCTCTACGGGCTCCCAGCCTCCAGTTAGCCTCAGTCAGATTAACCCCCTGGCGATGTCGCAGACCCCCAGCTCTCTGACTGATGTCACCCTGGAGCAAGCTCTGATGAGAGTGCATGATCTGTCTCGAGAAAATAGTGACTTAAGAG ATTATCTGAAGGACAACAATGAGATGATGAAGAAGCAGTATGAGGCGCTTGCTGAGTGGAAGAAGAAAGTCCATGATGCCAATGTAGCTAATCGTGACAAGTTTGACCAGACAAAGGCGCTGATCGTGGGACTGCGGAAAGACAATGAGGAGTTGTTGGAGAAGGTCCGTGAGCTGGAGACAAGCAAGGAGGAGAAGATG AATGAGTTGCTGGGTAAGATCCATGCCCTGGAGTCTGCACGGCTGAAGAGTGAGCAGCTGGCAACCCAAGTCTGTACCAAGGCGGAGGAACAAGGCATGTCCATGGACGACCTTGACCTTAATCTTAATGAAACG GTTGTGGTCAGTGTCAGTGCTGAAACAGAGGAAAGAATCAGTCAGCTTGAAAGTGAGCTTGAGGAGAAGAATGGAGAAATAAAGAGATTGacagaagaaaaaaataaactgaGTTCCCAGGTGGGACAGTTCCGCGATAGCGCTGACCAGCTTCTGAAAGATCTGGAGTGCCAGCAAAAGTTGAAGGAGGATCTCCAGAGGGAAAACCAGGAACTCCTCGAGAAGAACCTTGACCTTAACCTTCAGCTGCAAGGTCTTCTGTCAGACACTCGCATTTCTTTACAGTTGGTGGAAAAAGCAGGGTTTAGTTCAAAATCACAAAGTGGTATGTCTGATGTAGTTGATGTTGGCAAGCTGGAAACAGAGTCTCAGGAGGTAGCACGTTTAATGGAACAACTCCAGAAGAACGAGGAAAAGTTTAAGACTGACATGGCAACAGTGAGGTCACATTTACAAGGAGAGAAAAATAAG AATCAGCAGCTCCAAGCCCGCCTGACAGAGAACAGCCAGAAGATGTCAGCCATGGTACAACAGCACGAACAGAAAGTGGCTGTGTTGAGGAAGGAGCATGAGCAGAAGCTGATGGAGTTGGCACGACAACAGGTCACGGAGAGGGAACAGCAA CTGCAGTCTGCAACATACGACACAGACGTCCAGTCTCTGCGGTCCCAGGTGCTGACGCTCATCAGCGAGGTCCATGAGACACAGACCAAGTTGGCTGCCGCTACAGATGCACACGAGAATAAGGACAGAAG ACTGAAGGACCTGGAGGAGAGGAACAAGCGGTACCAGATGGACCTGAACCAGACCCGTCATGAGACGCAGGGCCTGATCCAGTCCCTCCAACAGCGCTGTGGTCTGTCAGAGAACGCCTGTGAACAGGAGCGGCACAGCCATGAAGTCACAAA ACGCAATATGAATGAACTGCGGGCATCATTTGAGCAGCTGGTCAATGATTACAAGGAACTACTGGACACATTTGACCAGTACAAGCTGCAGCAG GAGAGGCAGACCCAAGGCTCCATACCCCAGAACCATCGTGCCATGTTGGAGCAGATAAACCACCTGACGGCTCAGGTGATGGCGGCAGAGGAGGCCATCACAATCCGTGATGAGCAGATCCAGTCGTTGAAGGCTGAGCTCACAAACAAGAAGCGAGAGTATGAGGACATGGCTGCTGTTTTCAAAGCTCAG gcagatgtttacaaggctgacTTTGATGCTGAGCGGTTGGCTCGGGAACAGCAAGTTTCAGAGAAGGAGCGGATCTTGGCAGAAATGGGCGACCTCCAGGTGCAGAACCAACAGCTCATTGATGACCTCGAGGCATACTCCCGGCGTCAGATGAGTGAGATGCAGCGTCGGGTAGCACCGTCACCCCATTCGTACCTCCAGTGTGTCGGCCCAGGGGGTCCCTACGGCCCCCCGCAGCCCACCTTTAACTACCAAGGAGGGATTCCGGACAACCAACCTGACGTCAGCTACACTGAAACTGTCAACCTTAACCAGCAGCCCAACCAA GGCCCTCCTCAGGCAGACCCAGGGCAGCATGAGGACGATGAAGCACCCCTTGTTTGTCCCCAGTGCAATCTAACATGCCCGGACATGGACACCCTACAGATCCATGTGATAGAGTGTCTGGACCAAGATGACCAACGAAGAGCCAGTCGTCAGTAA
- the LOC137295829 gene encoding 26S proteasome non-ATPase regulatory subunit 10-like, translated as MFEEDTSQQKCCIDKETFNTYVAEGRVEQVKACIEAGLPTEITTATEATESPLHIAVLGDSEEMVDVLLANTNFIMATNIYGKTPLHLACRSGRLDVARKLLEHGAEIDYKDCGECTPLFHSVDNNQVNMVRLLIEAGCDLDTLNEELITPLDQALLFNRKEIISLLIKAGCAIDKSDGLIYYPDHYANHIVFSLLVNNDLGNIKLLHDSGYTMKYSYMQEMFQKKHILAMEEEAFRMLMRMAQNPHSLTNLCRTCIRRTLQSKRCVTRQSLDSMIDGLDVPDKLRRYISLCDT; from the exons ATGTTCGAGGAAGATACAAGCCAGCAGAAATGTTGCATTGACAAAGAAACATTTAATACTTATGTTGCTGAAG GTAGAGTAGAGCAAGTGAAGGCTTGTATAGAGGCAGGTCTCCCTACTGAGATAACCACCGCCACTGAGGCCACAGAGAGTCCACTACACATAGCTGTACTGGGG GACAGTGAAGAAATGGTGGACGTGTTGTTGGCTAATACCAATTTCATCATGGCCACCAACATATACGGGAAAACTCCACTACACTTAGCTTGTCGCAGCGGCAGACTAG ATGTTGCCAGAAAGCTGTTGGAGCACGGTGCGGAGATCGACTACAAGGACTGTGGGGAGTGTACGCCACTCTTCCACTCCGTTGACAATAACCAGGTTAACATGGTCCGACTCCTCATTGAAG CGGGTTGTGACCTTGACACTTTGAATGAAGAGCTCATAACTCCTCTAGATCAAGCTCTTCTCTTCAACAGAAAGGAGATTATCTCCCTTCTCATCAAGGCAGGATGCGCTATTGACAAATCCGATGGACTCATCTACTACCCAGATCACTATGCAAACCacattgtgttttcattgttgGTGAACAACGACCTTGGTAACATCAAACTGCTTCATGACAGCGGGTATActatgaaatattcatacatgCAAGAGATGTTTCAGAAGAAGCACATTCTAGCGATGGAAGAGGAGGCCTTCAGGATGCTGATGAGAATGGCCCAGAATCCTCATAGTTTGACCAACTTGTGTAGAACGTGTATCCGCAGGACACTACAGTCAAAAAGATGTGTGACTCGTCAGTCTTTGGACTCCATGATTGATGGGCTTGATGTTCCAGATAAATTAAGACGGTATATCTCTCTCTGTGATACATGA